Proteins encoded within one genomic window of Mycolicibacterium monacense:
- the otsB gene encoding trehalose-phosphatase has translation MTVPVVIDPRYHDAVIFDLDGVLSDPAPTVTLARELQDVGVKTAACSSNSHGRDMVKSIGAEGFDVCVDGSAEDRAGAPCLEAARRLGVRPQRAVLIEDSAAGRTPGRDGGFALVIRVDRTRHPDEPIDGDADRVVAGLAGIAVRTGDRRVSEVPNALESYGQLIGITGARESVLFLDYDGTLSPIVSEPDAAVLVDGAAEALALVAAVCPVAILSGRDLADVRTRVGAPGLWYAGSHGFELTGPDGTYHQNEAAAAFVPVLERAAGDLRDLLGHVPGIFVEHKRFAVAVHYREVGSSDEVAEIVSTTHRLGRQAGLRVTSGRMLVELRPDIDWDKGTTLRWIRDRIDAAGSLMPIYIGDDLTDEDAFDAVRFDGVGIVVRHDEDSDRKTAARFSLQSPDQVREFLQRGSQWLAYKHQVASEAWDLTYEGYDPQSEKLREALCTVGNGYFATRGAAPESKAGQVHYPGTYAAGIFNRLVDDVSGTAVDNESLVNLPDWLSLTFRIDGGDWFDIDEVEVLSYRQTLDLRGATLTREVRFRDDAGRTTSVTQQRFVAMHLPHVGALQTKIVAEDWSGRITIRSTLDGNVTNSLVERYRDLGKEHLELIEKRQLSDDSVLLTVRTTQSGIPIAMAARCIVWRDDAPVGASYRLVGDGAEIGHEITVEQSVGEALTVEKLVTLFTGRDVATSDPAVDAERWVARLGRYAEVREGHLTDWTHLWERLSIEFDDFTDEVRILRLHLLHLLQTVSPNSADLDVGVPARGLHGEAYRGHIFWDELFIFPVLNLRLPMITRSLLAYRYRRLPEARHAAREAGYAGAMFPWQSGSDGREESQRLHLNPRSGNWNPDASARAHHIGIAVAYSAWKFYQATGDLAYLIDYGAEMLAEVARFWVSLASYDEDRGRYSIRGVIGPDEFHSGYPDAPYDGIDNNAYTNVMAVWVIMRALDALDLLPLPNRLDLLETLGLTSGELAHWDDVSRRMYVPFHDGVISQFEGYGELEELDWDRYRAHYGNIQRLDRILEAENDDVNRYKASKQADVLMLLYLMSVPELGEILNRLGYHFPADQVPSMVDYYLARTSHGSTLSGVVHTWVLARANRDRAMEFFELALKSDVSDIQGGTTSEGIHLAAMAGTVDLMQRCFTGLETRSNRLILSPYWPESLGVLAVPIHYRGLHLHLRVSGKGVIISVDPREAAGVVVECRGRVVQLMPGTTVRFPG, from the coding sequence ATGACCGTGCCGGTCGTCATCGATCCCCGCTACCACGACGCGGTGATCTTCGACCTCGACGGCGTGCTCAGCGACCCGGCGCCGACGGTGACGCTGGCGCGCGAACTGCAGGACGTCGGCGTCAAGACCGCGGCCTGTTCGTCGAACAGTCACGGCCGGGACATGGTGAAAAGCATTGGGGCCGAGGGTTTCGATGTGTGCGTCGACGGCTCCGCCGAAGACCGGGCCGGCGCCCCGTGTCTGGAGGCAGCGCGCCGACTCGGTGTGCGCCCGCAGCGCGCCGTGCTCATCGAGGATTCGGCCGCGGGCCGGACACCGGGCCGCGACGGTGGGTTCGCCCTCGTGATCCGGGTCGACCGGACCCGGCACCCCGACGAACCGATCGACGGCGATGCCGACCGGGTCGTCGCGGGTCTGGCCGGTATCGCGGTCCGCACCGGTGACAGGCGCGTCTCCGAGGTCCCCAACGCGTTGGAGTCCTACGGACAGCTCATCGGTATCACCGGCGCCCGCGAGTCGGTGTTGTTCCTGGACTACGACGGAACCCTGTCCCCCATCGTCTCCGAACCGGACGCCGCGGTGCTGGTCGACGGCGCGGCCGAGGCGCTGGCGCTCGTCGCCGCGGTGTGCCCGGTCGCGATCCTGAGCGGCCGCGACCTCGCGGATGTCCGCACCCGCGTGGGCGCACCGGGGCTGTGGTACGCCGGCAGCCACGGATTCGAGCTGACCGGACCGGACGGCACCTACCACCAGAACGAGGCGGCCGCCGCGTTCGTGCCCGTCCTCGAACGGGCCGCCGGGGATCTGCGCGACCTGCTGGGGCACGTTCCCGGAATCTTCGTCGAGCACAAGCGCTTCGCCGTCGCGGTCCACTACCGGGAGGTCGGGTCCTCCGACGAGGTCGCCGAGATCGTCTCGACCACACACAGACTCGGCAGGCAGGCCGGTCTCCGGGTGACGAGCGGCCGCATGCTCGTCGAACTGCGACCCGACATCGACTGGGACAAGGGCACCACCCTGAGGTGGATCCGGGACCGCATCGACGCGGCCGGTTCGCTGATGCCCATCTACATCGGTGACGACCTCACCGACGAAGACGCGTTCGATGCGGTCCGCTTCGACGGCGTCGGCATCGTCGTGCGCCACGACGAGGACAGCGACCGCAAGACGGCGGCCCGATTCAGCCTGCAGTCACCCGACCAGGTGCGCGAATTCCTCCAACGGGGGTCGCAGTGGCTGGCCTACAAGCACCAGGTCGCAAGCGAGGCCTGGGATCTCACCTACGAGGGGTACGACCCGCAGAGCGAGAAGCTGCGCGAGGCGTTGTGCACCGTCGGGAACGGTTACTTCGCCACGAGGGGCGCGGCACCGGAATCGAAGGCCGGCCAGGTGCACTACCCCGGCACCTACGCCGCGGGCATCTTCAACCGCCTCGTCGACGACGTATCGGGTACCGCCGTCGACAACGAGAGCCTGGTGAACCTGCCGGACTGGCTCTCGCTGACCTTCCGGATCGACGGCGGTGACTGGTTCGACATCGACGAGGTCGAAGTGCTCTCCTACCGCCAGACTCTCGACCTGCGCGGGGCGACGCTGACGCGGGAGGTCCGCTTTCGCGACGACGCCGGGCGCACCACTTCGGTTACGCAGCAACGTTTTGTCGCGATGCACCTGCCGCACGTCGGCGCTCTGCAGACCAAGATCGTCGCCGAGGACTGGTCGGGCCGGATCACGATCCGCTCGACGCTCGACGGGAACGTGACGAACTCGCTGGTCGAGCGGTACCGCGACCTCGGTAAAGAGCACCTCGAACTGATCGAGAAGCGGCAGCTCAGCGACGATTCGGTGTTGTTGACGGTCCGCACGACCCAGTCGGGCATTCCGATCGCCATGGCGGCCCGCTGCATCGTCTGGCGTGACGACGCCCCGGTCGGGGCGTCCTACCGACTCGTCGGGGACGGCGCCGAGATCGGTCACGAGATCACCGTCGAGCAGTCGGTCGGCGAGGCGCTGACGGTGGAGAAGCTGGTCACCCTCTTCACCGGCCGCGACGTCGCGACCTCCGATCCCGCGGTGGACGCCGAGCGGTGGGTGGCGCGACTCGGCCGGTACGCCGAGGTACGCGAGGGACACCTCACCGACTGGACACACCTGTGGGAACGCCTGTCCATCGAATTCGACGATTTCACCGACGAAGTGCGCATCCTGCGGCTGCATCTGCTGCATCTGCTGCAGACCGTCTCCCCCAACAGCGCCGACCTCGACGTGGGTGTGCCCGCGCGTGGCCTGCACGGTGAGGCATACCGCGGCCACATCTTCTGGGATGAGCTGTTCATCTTCCCGGTGCTCAATCTGCGGCTGCCCATGATCACCCGATCGCTGCTGGCGTACCGCTACCGGCGGCTGCCGGAGGCCCGGCACGCCGCCAGGGAGGCCGGTTACGCCGGCGCGATGTTCCCCTGGCAGTCCGGAAGCGACGGCCGCGAGGAAAGCCAACGGCTGCACCTGAATCCGCGCAGCGGCAACTGGAATCCCGATGCGAGCGCTCGCGCGCACCACATCGGTATCGCCGTGGCCTACAGCGCGTGGAAGTTCTACCAGGCCACCGGGGATCTCGCCTACCTGATCGACTACGGCGCCGAGATGCTGGCCGAGGTCGCGCGCTTCTGGGTGAGTCTGGCCAGCTACGACGAAGACCGCGGCCGCTACAGCATCCGCGGGGTCATCGGGCCCGACGAATTCCACTCCGGCTACCCCGACGCACCCTACGACGGCATCGACAACAACGCGTACACGAACGTGATGGCGGTGTGGGTGATCATGCGGGCGCTCGACGCGTTGGACCTGCTTCCGCTGCCGAACCGGCTCGACCTGCTGGAGACGCTCGGGCTGACCAGCGGTGAACTGGCGCACTGGGACGACGTGAGTCGCCGGATGTACGTGCCGTTCCACGACGGTGTCATCAGCCAGTTCGAGGGCTACGGCGAGCTCGAGGAGCTGGACTGGGACCGCTACCGCGCCCACTACGGCAACATCCAGCGCCTCGATCGCATCCTCGAGGCGGAGAACGACGACGTGAACCGGTACAAGGCGTCCAAACAGGCCGACGTGCTGATGTTGCTGTACCTGATGTCGGTGCCCGAACTCGGCGAGATCCTGAACCGGCTCGGTTATCACTTCCCCGCGGACCAGGTTCCGAGCATGGTCGACTACTACCTGGCCCGCACGTCGCACGGGTCCACGCTCAGCGGAGTCGTGCACACCTGGGTCCTGGCGCGCGCCAACCGCGACCGTGCGATGGAGTTCTTCGAACTGGCGCTCAAGTCCGACGTCTCCGACATCCAGGGCGGCACCACGTCCGAGGGCATCCACCTGGCCGCCATGGCCGGCACCGTCGATCTGATGCAACGCT
- the ppsA gene encoding phosphoenolpyruvate synthase produces the protein MSGSAYVTFFEEIGIDDVPLVGGKNASLGEMYQNLSGQGVRVPHGFAITAAAYRHMLDEADAWGRLHAELDDIDPADVAALARKGKRAREIVYGAGLPDDLAAQIRDAYRTLQQEYGEDVSLAVRSSATAEDLPTASFAGQQDSYLNIKGDESLLDTCRRCFASLFTDRAIHYRIDQGFDHFKVSLSIGVMKMVRSDIASSGVMFSLDTESGFRDAVFLTGAYGLGENVVQGAVDPDEFYVHKPTYLAGHRAVLRRRLGDKAVKMVYVEGETKNTTRNIPTPKADRARFCLDDEDVLELAGYACAIEQHYGRPMDMEWAKDGLDGQLYIVQARPETVASQQSVTALETYVLESHAEVLAEGRSVGERVASGAVKRIEHLSQLAEFQPGQVLVADTTTPDWEPVMKTAAAIVTNRGGRTCHASIIARELGIPAVVGTGDATVNVPDGAMVTVSCAEGDTGRVYDGALGFHVDRTEVGDIARPRTEIMINLGNPELAFKTSFLPNDGVGLARMEFVISEYIRFHPLALLHPEKVDDPAIRRDIERLTQGHRDGGAFFVERLSEGIGTIAAAFWPKPVVVRMSDFKTNEYASLLGGRVFEPTESNPMLGFRGASRYAHPAYAEGFALECRAMRRVREEMGLSNVILMLPFVRRVAEADLVLQTMADLGLRRGENGLKIYAMCEIPNNVILIDEFAKRFDGFSIGSNDLTQLTLGVDRDSEVVAFDYDERDDGVKEMIRLAVEGCRRNGIHSGLCGQAPSDYPDMAEFLVRVGIDSMSLNPDTVVRTTRLVLAAEQQLASLS, from the coding sequence ATGAGTGGGTCCGCCTACGTCACCTTCTTCGAGGAGATCGGCATCGACGACGTGCCTCTGGTCGGCGGCAAGAACGCCTCGCTGGGCGAGATGTACCAGAACCTGTCCGGCCAGGGTGTCCGTGTGCCACACGGGTTCGCGATCACCGCCGCGGCGTACCGCCACATGCTCGACGAGGCCGACGCGTGGGGCCGGTTGCACGCCGAACTCGACGACATCGACCCCGCCGACGTCGCCGCCCTGGCGCGCAAGGGTAAGCGCGCCCGCGAGATCGTCTACGGCGCAGGGCTACCCGACGATCTGGCCGCCCAGATCCGGGATGCCTACCGCACGCTCCAGCAGGAGTACGGCGAAGACGTCAGCCTCGCCGTCCGCAGTTCAGCGACCGCAGAGGACCTGCCCACGGCGAGCTTCGCCGGCCAGCAGGACTCCTACCTCAACATCAAGGGCGACGAAAGCCTGCTGGACACCTGCCGCCGCTGCTTCGCCAGCCTGTTCACCGATCGCGCGATCCACTACCGGATCGATCAGGGCTTCGACCATTTCAAGGTGTCGCTGTCGATCGGCGTGATGAAGATGGTCCGCTCCGACATCGCCTCCTCCGGCGTGATGTTCTCGTTGGACACCGAATCGGGTTTCCGCGACGCGGTGTTCCTCACCGGTGCCTACGGCCTCGGTGAGAACGTGGTCCAGGGCGCGGTCGACCCCGACGAGTTCTATGTCCACAAGCCCACCTATCTCGCCGGCCACCGCGCGGTCCTGCGCCGGCGCCTCGGCGACAAGGCCGTGAAGATGGTCTACGTCGAAGGCGAGACGAAGAACACCACCCGCAACATCCCCACCCCCAAGGCCGATCGCGCCCGCTTCTGCCTCGACGACGAGGACGTCCTGGAACTGGCCGGCTACGCGTGTGCGATCGAACAGCACTACGGCCGGCCCATGGACATGGAGTGGGCCAAGGACGGCCTCGACGGGCAGCTCTACATCGTCCAGGCCCGCCCCGAGACCGTGGCCTCCCAGCAGAGCGTCACCGCCCTGGAGACCTATGTGTTGGAGAGCCACGCCGAGGTGCTGGCCGAGGGCCGCTCGGTCGGCGAGCGCGTCGCCTCCGGTGCGGTCAAACGCATCGAGCACCTGTCCCAGCTGGCGGAGTTCCAGCCCGGGCAGGTGCTGGTGGCCGACACCACCACCCCCGACTGGGAACCGGTCATGAAGACCGCCGCGGCGATCGTCACCAACCGCGGCGGACGGACCTGCCACGCGTCGATCATCGCCCGCGAACTCGGCATCCCGGCCGTCGTCGGGACCGGCGACGCGACCGTCAACGTGCCCGACGGCGCCATGGTGACGGTGTCGTGCGCGGAAGGCGATACGGGCCGGGTGTACGACGGCGCGTTGGGTTTCCACGTGGACCGCACCGAGGTCGGCGACATCGCGCGGCCGCGCACCGAGATCATGATCAACCTGGGCAACCCCGAACTCGCCTTCAAGACGTCGTTCCTGCCCAACGACGGTGTCGGATTGGCCCGGATGGAGTTCGTGATCAGCGAGTACATCCGTTTCCATCCGCTGGCGCTGCTGCACCCCGAGAAGGTCGACGACCCTGCGATCCGGCGTGACATCGAACGGCTGACGCAGGGCCACCGGGACGGGGGCGCCTTCTTCGTCGAGCGCCTGTCGGAGGGGATCGGCACGATCGCGGCCGCGTTCTGGCCGAAGCCGGTGGTGGTGCGGATGTCGGATTTCAAGACCAACGAGTACGCGAGCCTGCTCGGCGGACGTGTATTCGAGCCCACGGAGAGCAACCCGATGCTCGGCTTCCGGGGGGCCTCGCGCTACGCCCATCCCGCGTACGCGGAGGGCTTCGCCCTCGAGTGCCGGGCGATGCGGCGCGTACGCGAGGAGATGGGCCTGAGCAACGTCATCCTCATGCTGCCGTTCGTCCGCCGGGTCGCCGAGGCGGACCTGGTTCTCCAGACGATGGCCGACCTCGGTCTGCGGCGAGGGGAGAACGGGCTGAAGATCTACGCGATGTGCGAGATCCCGAACAACGTCATCCTCATCGACGAGTTCGCCAAACGCTTCGACGGATTCTCCATCGGCTCCAACGACCTGACCCAGCTCACCCTGGGCGTCGATCGTGACAGCGAGGTCGTCGCGTTCGACTACGACGAACGTGACGACGGCGTGAAGGAGATGATCCGGCTGGCCGTGGAAGGCTGTCGCCGCAACGGCATTCACTCGGGACTGTGCGGACAGGCCCCCTCTGACTACCCGGACATGGCCGAGTTCCTGGTGCGGGTCGGCATCGATTCGATGAGCCTCAACCCCGACACCGTCGTGCGGACCACCCGCCTGGTCCTCGCCGCCGAACAACAGCTCGCATCCCTGTCATGA